The following DNA comes from Gimesia sp..
GATGATGGGTTTGTTGCGACGACGGAGGTAGAAGACGATGACCATGAAGGCCAGGCCGGCAAGCAGCTGGTTGGTGGCACCGAAGAGAGGCCAGAGAATAAGACCGCCACTACCGGGACCAGCGGTGGCGCTGGCGGGCATCATCGCGACCATACCACCCAGGGCGACCGCCAGTCCGGTGGCTGCATATTTGTTGGTAAGCGGTTTGATGTGTACGGTCGCCGCGAGTTCCTGGATGACGTATCGCTGCAGACGCGTAGCGGTGTCGAGTGTGGTGGCAGCGAAGCTGGCCACGAGAACGGCAATGATGCTGATGCCGAGTTTCATCGGGATGCCGATGGCACCCAGGAAGTTGGCACCGCCGTGAATGAAGGCACCGATTTTGTCTTTCAGGCCGAACGCGCCCCAGCCTTTGCTGGCGTCGTAACGGGTTTCCCAGGCAGCCAGTCCGGCCAGCTGGGTGTCGGTCCCTGTGGCGAGTGTGGGTTGATAGCTGTAGGCGGCTCCTTCTCCGACGCGGGTGAAATCACCCATGCCCACGCCGGCACAGCAGGCGAGGATCACGATGACGGCCAGGCCCCCTTCGAGGAGCATGGCACCGTAGCCGACGTACTGGGCGTCCATTTCGGATTCGACCTGTTTACTGCTGGTACCGCTGCTGACCAGGCAGTGGAAACCACTGCAGGCACCGCAGGCGATGGTAATAAACAGGAAGGGCCAGATGGGTGGTGCATCAGCGGGGATGTTCGTGGCAACCGCGGGAGCAGACCCGACGAGGTCTGCTTTTCCGGTGGCACCGGCGACCAGGGCTCCGATGAGCAGCAGTCCCAGTGCGAGGACGAGCTGGTGGCTGTTGATGAAATCGCGCGGCTGGAGCAGCAGCCAGACCGGCATGACCGAGGCGACGGCACAGTAAGCCAGCAGGACGAAGGTCCAGAGGATGACTGCGTTGGGAAACGGTCCCATGTCGGGGATGCCGAACAGTGTGGCGATATTGATGGGCCAGTAGTAGGCACCCATGTAGATCGAAGCGTAAACAATGACAAGCGCGACGAGCGAGGGGATGAGCAGTTCTGCATTCTGTTTATAGACCATCAGGCCGATGACGATGGCGATGGGCATGGTAATCCAGACGGGGATGACCGTCTCGGGATAAAGCGAGAAGATGATGGCAATCACCAGGCCGAAGATAGCAAGCACCACGGTCAAAGCGAGCAACAGGATCAGCAGGAACAGGATACGGGTGCGGGGGGCAATCAGTCTGCCGGCCACTTCACCGACGGTTTGTCCCCGGTTGCGAAGCGACACCATCAGCGCGCCGAAGTCGTGGACGGCACCAACGAAAATAGATCCAAAGAGCACCCAGAGGAGTGCAGGCAGCCAGCCCCAGAAGACGGCGATCGCGGGACCAACGATCGGTCCGGTGCCGGCGATGCTGGTGAAGTGGTGACCGAAGATGACTTCTTTTTTAGTAGGAACGAAGTCGATATCGTCACGCAGCTGTTTACTGGGAACTTCCGCATCTGCGTCGACGTTAAAGATTTTCTGGGAGAGCCACTTACCATAAGTGTGGTAAGCGATGATGTAACCGATAAAGGCTCCCGCAGCAATCAACAGTGTGGCCATTGGTCATTTACTCCAGCGTTTGTCCCGAAAGTGGGGGTCAGGACCGGATTTGATCCGGAAGGTCTGCTTAATCAGAGGGTGAAACACGAGGCAGGTTCTGATTTTCGCCGCAGTAAATCAAGGTGGGATGCGATGTGCGTCAAATCAGAGCGCTACCTACAAGGTTATACATCTGCAGGGGAATTGGCAATTCAGATTAGCCCCTCGAGGTCCTGTTTATGTCCGTATGTGTGCAAAAATTCATCATTAATGACCAGCCGGGCGTCAAAATCGTTACAGGCGGTACGGTTGGGCTATTCGGCAGAGCAGCATGCATCTTTTCTTAATGTGCTCATTTATCCTATCTTAAAAGGAATCTTCTGTGTGGAAAGGTCGATGTAGTTAGTACCCCCGCGGAACTCATTACTCAGATGCAGGGATGTGGGTCATTGCCGGATCGGGAGTTTTGTGCAGGAACCGCACGGTTCTCCAAGATGGAGTCCCTTCCGACCGGACTGAATTGTTTTTACTTACTTACGAAATGACAACAGGTGACAAGCTTTTAGTCAAATCGATAAGAGGTTTGTCGCCTCTTCAGATATCACCTCATTGGCCCAGAAATAATAGATCTACGGAAGGAGTTACTACGATGCTTGTATTGTCGAGACAACGCGACGAGAGCATCATCATCGGTGACAATATTGTCATTACTATTGTCGATATCCGGGGTGATAAAGTACGGTTAGGAATCCAGGCCCCTACAGAAATTCCAGTACACCGTCAGGAAGTGTATGATGCGATTCAGCGTGAAAACGCGATGAAAGAAGCGGAAGCGCAGCGTACCCCATCTCAGTCGTCATCCAAAAATGCCAGCGAGTGATCGGCTTTGAACAAAGACGTTCGCCAGGCGGATCAGGGATTGATTTCAATTAAAGACTAATTGAATACGCCACAGGGGAAAGACTGATACGAAGTCAGTCTTTCCCCTGTTTTTATGTTTGCGCAAGTCGATGTGAGACGGTCCAGTGCCGATCGGAAGTCAGCTGTGCCGCTTCAGGGGGCAGGCCGCAGGTCTGCAGCAGATCCTGAATTTCTGAGAGGGTGAGCGCGGCGTGCAGGGAGTCGGTCAGCATCTGACGCTGGTGCGGTGTGTCATTCGCGGCGTACTGTCTGACGAGCGATTCGAGATCGACCAGCGAGTTGGGTCGGGCAAGATCGCGGAGAAACAGGAAGCCACCCGGTTTGATCACGCGCAGCATTTCCTGCAGGATGGGCAAGGGATCCGCGATGTGATGAATCAGGCTGTTGGCGATGACGCCGTCCACGGAGCTATCCGGGCAGGGCAGCTGTCTGGCGTCAGCGAGTTCCAGTGAGATGCGGTCTGAGAGTTGAACGCTGCGCAGGTTGTCTGCGGCGACTTTCAGCATTTCGGTAGCGAGGTCGGCAGCGATGATCTGAATCTGCGCGCTACGCTGACAGATTTCTATGGGGATCAGCGCGGTCCCGGTGCCGGGATCGAGCAGTGTGAGCGGCTGCGAGCTATCTATTTCCGAACCTGCGATGAGCGCGAGGACTTCATCTGCGAAGCGCCGATTAACTTCGCGATTGTCCATGGTGTTGTAGCCGAGGGCCTCTTCGCGGGTGTCCATGACTTCGGGTTCGAGTCGACGGGAAAGCATGGTCCAGCTCCTTCCGGTTGAATGCAGATACAAAAAGAGCCCTCAACGTGATAGTGAGGGCTCTGAAATTTTATCTTAAGCGTTACTCAGAGAGGAAAGTTTAACCTTCGCCTTCTGAAGAACCGCCTTCGCTGGAACCGACGGTTGCCAGCTCTTCGGTTTCGGCTTCGTAAGAACCTTCGAACTCGAGCCGTTTTTCATCGCCAACTTCAGCGACGGTAACAAGCACTTTGTTCTTGCCTTCAAAGGCACCCCGCAGCAGCTCTTCTGCCAGCGGATCTTCGATGTAGCGTTCGACAGAACGACGCAGCGGACGTGCACCGTAGTCGAGTTCGCCCCCTTCGGAGCCTTTGTCGATGATGAACTCGCGGGTCTGGTCGGTCAGTTCCAGGACAACGCCCTGTTCCTTGAGACGTTTGCGAACCTTAGCCAGTTCGATATCGACGATCTGCTTGAGTTCTTCGCGGGTCAGTTTCCGGAAGACGACGACTTCGTCGAGACGTCCCAGGAATTCCGGTTTGAACTCTTTCTGCAGGTCGTGCATCAGATTTCGTTTCATGGCATCGTAGCTGGTGTCATCGTCGGCTTTACGGAACCCGAAGGCATCCCCGTGAGCCATACCCTGAGCACCGGCGTTGGTGGTCATGATGAGAACGACGTTTTTGAAGTCGACCTTGCGACCGAAGCTGTCGGTCAGGTGGCCTTCTTCCATGATCTGCAGAAGCATATTGAAGACGTCGGGGTGTGCTTTTTCGATTTCGTCAAGCAGCACGACTGCGTAGGGGCGACGCCGAATCTTTTCGGTCAGCTGACCCCCTTCTTCGAAACCGACATATCCCGGAGGAGCACCGATCAGACGGCTGACGTTGTGCTTCTCCATGTATTCGCTCATGTCGATCTGAATCAGAGCGGTTTCGTCGCCGAACATGAATTCAGCCAGCGTCTTGGCCAGCAGGGTTTTACCAACCCCGGTCGGACCGGAGAAGAGGAAGGCCCCCATCGGTCGTTTGGGATCTTTCAGACCACTGCGACTGCGTCGGACGGCCTTGGAAACCTGCTTGATGGCTTCGTCCTGGCTGATGACGCGTCTGTGCAGTTCGTCTTCCATGTTGAGCAGACGCACGGTGTCTTCGCTGGAGAGCCGGGTCAGTGGAACGCCGGTAATCTTGGCGACCACTTCGGCAACGACTTCTGCATCGACGACGCCGTCGACTTCTTTGGATTTTTCACGCCATTCCTGGGTCAGGGTCTCTTTCCGTTTCTTCAGCTTGTCAGCCTGATCACGCAGGTTGGCTGCCAGTTCGAAGTCCTGGTTAGCGACTGCTTCTTCCTTGGACTGGTTGAGGCGTTCTGATTCTTCTTCGAGTTCTTTGAGGTCGGGAGGCCGCACCATTGATTTCAGACGGATCCGGGCGCCGGCTTCGTCGATCACATCGATGGCTTTATCAGGTAGACAACGACCGGTGATGTAACGCGAAGAGAGTTCGACTGCTTTTTCGAGCGCGTCGTCAGTAATCTGCACCTTGTGATGCTCTTCGTAGCGTTCCCGCAGACCACGCAAAATTTCGACGGTCTGTTCGTCTGTGGGAGGCTCGACCATTACGTTCTGGAAGCGACGTTCCAGGGCGCTGTCTTTCTCGATGTATTTACGATATTCGTCCAGGGTGGTAGCACCGATACACTGCAGTTCGCCACGACTCAGAGCAGGTTTCAGTACGTTAGAAGCGTCGATCGCTCCCTCTGCACCACCAGCGCCAACGAGGGTGTGCAACTCGTCGATGAACAGAATCGTGTTCTTGGCACGACGGACTTCGTTCATGACGGCTTTGATGCGTTCTTCGAACTGACCGCGGTACTTGGTACCGGCGACCATCATGGCGAGGTCGAGTACGACGATGCGACGATCGCGGAGCAGGTCCGGAACTTCGCCGTCGACGACCATCTGGGCGAACCCTTCGACGATCGCGGTTTTACCAACGCCTGCTTCACCCAGCAGAACGGGGTTGTTTTTCTGACGGCGGCAGAGGATCTGAATGACGCGTTCGATTTCCTTAGAACGACCGATGACCGGATCGAGCTTCTTCTGCTTGGCCAGTTCGGTCAGGTCGCGACCAAAGCTGTCCAGAGCGGGGGTCTTGCTCTTGCCGGCTTTCTGGCTGCCGGTACCGGGAGTCCGTTCGCCAGCCTCACCCCCTTCCAGGCCGTGGCCCAGCAGGTTGAGAACTTCTTCGCGGACTTCTTCCAGTTTCAGACCCAGGTTCATCAGGACCTGAGCGGCGACGCCGTCCTGTTCACGCAGCAGGCCGAGCAGCAGGTGCTCTGTACCTACGTAGTTGTGATTCAGGTTGCGGGCCTCTTCCATCGCGTATTCGATGACCTTCTTGGCGCGGGGCGTCTGGGGGAGTTTGCCCATGGTGACCATGTCTGGTCCGGACTGGACAATCTTCTCAACTTCCAGACGGATCTTGCGCAGATCCACATCGAGATTTTTCAATACATTGGCTGCGACTCCTGAGCCTTCCTTGACTAAACCCAGAAGGATATGTTCGGTCCCGATATATTCGTGATTGAACCGCTGGGCCTCCTGATTGGCCAGCTGCATCACCTTTCGAGCTCGATCTGTAAACCGCTCGTACATAACTCGTTTCTCCTATGGCCCAGTACCATTGCGGGCGCTGTTGGATGAACACTGACTCCCCTGACTGGAAACCGGCGGGTTCAGTCGCAGGGAGCATTTCTCCCAAACTATAATGCTAATTCGATTGTTTCTTGTCTTTTAAAATTCAAAAACGCTGTTTATTTAACCCGAACGGCGTTAAACAACAAACAACGCACTGAATGGATTCGTTGCTGACAGTGATTCAGGAATGGTTCCCAGAGAATAATACGTCACTCACAAAAAAACGTCGAGGAATTTCCCCAAACTACTGTCAGTTCATCATAGGAAGTAACTGAATAATCACAACTTACTAAAATAAGCTGTCTATCTTAACACGTCGTCTTTCAGCGGGTGTCACATTGGAAATACCCCCTCTCTTCCCTGATGAGGGTTAACGGAGTTTTTCATCGTACGAAACCTGCAAAATCCGCAAATTCGACAGGCCCGGTAAAGTTAATTCTAGTACCCATACCCAAATGTAGCAAGATAAGCATTCAATCGGTTAAGCTAAATAAGTTACGATTGCCTGTCGGGACGTCTTTCGAAGTCTACTTACCTCTCCCGTTTTGAGAAAATACCTGAGACCGATGCAACATTTACTTACCGCCGGCGCACAGCGTGCCCTGGCGCTGGCAGAACTGATCGCCAATAATTCAAATGATCAGGTAACGAATCCCCGGCATCTGCTGGCGGCTCTGGCGCATGAAGAGTCCCGGGCTGCCGAGATTCTGCAGTCGCATGGAATCGAGCAAAGCCAGATATTGCAGGAATTTAAGCTGACTCTGCCGGACTCAGAGGCCAAATCCGATCTGTTCGCGACAGAAGTTCCTCTGGAACTCTCCCAGGCCCTGTTTCGGTTTCCTCAGTTAAAGGATGTTCTTAATCGAGCGCTGGAACAGGCCAGTCAGACCAGTCTGCCGGTCGAAATCGGCAGCGAGCATCTGTTGTGGGGCGTCTTGAAGACCGAAGGACCTCACACGGATTGGCTGGTGAATCAGGGGGCCATTTCTTCGGATTCGCTGGCAGCCTCATTTCCGGGCGAACATCAGCAGGCAGGCGATCCGATCGATGTCGATTTCGCTTTTCGCACGGTTCCCGCGACTGTCAGCGAT
Coding sequences within:
- a CDS encoding ATP-dependent Clp protease ATP-binding subunit, whose amino-acid sequence is MYERFTDRARKVMQLANQEAQRFNHEYIGTEHILLGLVKEGSGVAANVLKNLDVDLRKIRLEVEKIVQSGPDMVTMGKLPQTPRAKKVIEYAMEEARNLNHNYVGTEHLLLGLLREQDGVAAQVLMNLGLKLEEVREEVLNLLGHGLEGGEAGERTPGTGSQKAGKSKTPALDSFGRDLTELAKQKKLDPVIGRSKEIERVIQILCRRQKNNPVLLGEAGVGKTAIVEGFAQMVVDGEVPDLLRDRRIVVLDLAMMVAGTKYRGQFEERIKAVMNEVRRAKNTILFIDELHTLVGAGGAEGAIDASNVLKPALSRGELQCIGATTLDEYRKYIEKDSALERRFQNVMVEPPTDEQTVEILRGLRERYEEHHKVQITDDALEKAVELSSRYITGRCLPDKAIDVIDEAGARIRLKSMVRPPDLKELEEESERLNQSKEEAVANQDFELAANLRDQADKLKKRKETLTQEWREKSKEVDGVVDAEVVAEVVAKITGVPLTRLSSEDTVRLLNMEDELHRRVISQDEAIKQVSKAVRRSRSGLKDPKRPMGAFLFSGPTGVGKTLLAKTLAEFMFGDETALIQIDMSEYMEKHNVSRLIGAPPGYVGFEEGGQLTEKIRRRPYAVVLLDEIEKAHPDVFNMLLQIMEEGHLTDSFGRKVDFKNVVLIMTTNAGAQGMAHGDAFGFRKADDDTSYDAMKRNLMHDLQKEFKPEFLGRLDEVVVFRKLTREELKQIVDIELAKVRKRLKEQGVVLELTDQTREFIIDKGSEGGELDYGARPLRRSVERYIEDPLAEELLRGAFEGKNKVLVTVAEVGDEKRLEFEGSYEAETEELATVGSSEGGSSEGEG
- a CDS encoding carbon starvation protein A, with the translated sequence MATLLIAAGAFIGYIIAYHTYGKWLSQKIFNVDADAEVPSKQLRDDIDFVPTKKEVIFGHHFTSIAGTGPIVGPAIAVFWGWLPALLWVLFGSIFVGAVHDFGALMVSLRNRGQTVGEVAGRLIAPRTRILFLLILLLALTVVLAIFGLVIAIIFSLYPETVIPVWITMPIAIVIGLMVYKQNAELLIPSLVALVIVYASIYMGAYYWPINIATLFGIPDMGPFPNAVILWTFVLLAYCAVASVMPVWLLLQPRDFINSHQLVLALGLLLIGALVAGATGKADLVGSAPAVATNIPADAPPIWPFLFITIACGACSGFHCLVSSGTSSKQVESEMDAQYVGYGAMLLEGGLAVIVILACCAGVGMGDFTRVGEGAAYSYQPTLATGTDTQLAGLAAWETRYDASKGWGAFGLKDKIGAFIHGGANFLGAIGIPMKLGISIIAVLVASFAATTLDTATRLQRYVIQELAATVHIKPLTNKYAATGLAVALGGMVAMMPASATAGPGSGGLILWPLFGATNQLLAGLAFMVIVFYLRRRNKPIIFALVPMIVMLIMPAWAMLWNMFNGQTGWFFNPEKQHLFLFGVAVIGLQVWMMIEGLLVWSKSKGHLEEQLPELSTIRPAVATTSAGGSN
- the csrA gene encoding carbon storage regulator CsrA, which encodes MLVLSRQRDESIIIGDNIVITIVDIRGDKVRLGIQAPTEIPVHRQEVYDAIQRENAMKEAEAQRTPSQSSSKNASE
- a CDS encoding class I SAM-dependent methyltransferase; translation: MLSRRLEPEVMDTREEALGYNTMDNREVNRRFADEVLALIAGSEIDSSQPLTLLDPGTGTALIPIEICQRSAQIQIIAADLATEMLKVAADNLRSVQLSDRISLELADARQLPCPDSSVDGVIANSLIHHIADPLPILQEMLRVIKPGGFLFLRDLARPNSLVDLESLVRQYAANDTPHQRQMLTDSLHAALTLSEIQDLLQTCGLPPEAAQLTSDRHWTVSHRLAQT